One genomic segment of Panicum virgatum strain AP13 chromosome 2N, P.virgatum_v5, whole genome shotgun sequence includes these proteins:
- the LOC120658377 gene encoding uncharacterized protein LOC120658377 isoform X2: MKQINNKFSGIGGSGMRVNYQTTMRSGCRTCPRRRPPCSPACATGRSSPDAVSRTSSSSPSSRKSGMEAPTLLPLLLLLAVKMGASSSPWATSSPAATTSPGATATSSPFYCSATTGRRWFSGTGRATRQPSPPNGQASGSLHPLLSLLAIYGRYACFRKMEMQGKLYKQLPSYERSNKTSKLQKFLMEQANCQDRKLKAAKEAFDASIDCGITFFVTAEVYGAGISGAINSESLLGRFIKERQRKEQVEVAIATKFAALPWSNSSSRRTGKQESSSHEGSSEDEPDDDNDEPAKKDVAKPWVLLPKMV, from the exons ATGAAGCAGATAAACAACAAATTCTCG GGGATTGGAGGCAGCGGCATGAGAGTGAATTACCAGACCACTATGAGAAGCGGCTGCAGAACCTGTccaaggaggaggccgccgtgcTCACCCGCATGCGCCACCGGGCGCTCTTCTCCCGACGCGGTGTCCAGAACCTCATCGTCCTCTCCATCCTCG AGGAAGTCGGGGATGGAGGCGCCCACATTGcttccgctgctgctgctcctggcgGTGAAGATGGGCGCTTCTTCGAGTCCGTGGGCAACTTCTTCACCGGCGGCGACAACATCCCCTGGTGCGACCGCGACATCATCGCC ATTTTACTGCTCAGCAACAACAGGAAGGCGGTGGTTCTCTGGAACTGGCAGGGCTACCAGGCAACCATCACCGCCCAATGGTCAAGCATCGGGCTCGCTTCATCCACTGTTGTCATTGCTCGCGATCTATGGGCGGTATGCTTGCTTTCGTAAAATGGAGATGCAAGGAAAACTATATAAGCAGTTGCCTTCTTATGAACGAAGTAACAAGACAAGCAAGCTCCAAAAGTTTTTGATGGAACAAGCAAACTGCCAAG ATAGGAAACTGAAGGCAGCAAAAGAAGCATTTGATGCGAGCATCGATTGTGGAATAACTTTCTTTGTTACTGCTGAAGTATACGGAGCTGGG ATATCAGGAGCCATAAATTCAGAAAGTTTACTCGGAAG ATTCATTAAGGAAAGGCAACGAAAGGAACAAGTTGAAGTGGCCATTGCAACAAAGTTTGCAGCTCTTCCATGGAGCAACAG CTCCTCCCGCCGGACAGGCAAGCAAGAGAGCAGCAGCCATGAGGGCAGTTCTGAAGATGAGCCGGACGACGACAATGAT GAACCTGCAAAGAAGGATGTTGCCAAACCTTGGGTGCTGTTGCCAAAAATGGTTTGA
- the LOC120658377 gene encoding uncharacterized protein LOC120658377 isoform X3 gives MRHRALFSRRGVQNLIVLSILGERKSGMEAPTLLPLLLLLAVKMGASSSPWATSSPAATTSPGATATSSPFYCSATTGRRWFSGTGRATRQPSPPNGQASGSLHPLLSLLAIYGRYACFRKMEMQGKLYKQLPSYERSNKTSKLQKFLMEQANCQDRKLKAAKEAFDASIDCGITFFVTAEVYGAGISGAINSESLLGRFIKERQRKEQVEVAIATKFAALPWSNSSSRRTGKQESSSHEGSSEDEPDDDNDEPAKKDVAKPWVLLPKMV, from the exons ATGCGCCACCGGGCGCTCTTCTCCCGACGCGGTGTCCAGAACCTCATCGTCCTCTCCATCCTCGGTGAG AGGAAGTCGGGGATGGAGGCGCCCACATTGcttccgctgctgctgctcctggcgGTGAAGATGGGCGCTTCTTCGAGTCCGTGGGCAACTTCTTCACCGGCGGCGACAACATCCCCTGGTGCGACCGCGACATCATCGCC ATTTTACTGCTCAGCAACAACAGGAAGGCGGTGGTTCTCTGGAACTGGCAGGGCTACCAGGCAACCATCACCGCCCAATGGTCAAGCATCGGGCTCGCTTCATCCACTGTTGTCATTGCTCGCGATCTATGGGCGGTATGCTTGCTTTCGTAAAATGGAGATGCAAGGAAAACTATATAAGCAGTTGCCTTCTTATGAACGAAGTAACAAGACAAGCAAGCTCCAAAAGTTTTTGATGGAACAAGCAAACTGCCAAG ATAGGAAACTGAAGGCAGCAAAAGAAGCATTTGATGCGAGCATCGATTGTGGAATAACTTTCTTTGTTACTGCTGAAGTATACGGAGCTGGG ATATCAGGAGCCATAAATTCAGAAAGTTTACTCGGAAG ATTCATTAAGGAAAGGCAACGAAAGGAACAAGTTGAAGTGGCCATTGCAACAAAGTTTGCAGCTCTTCCATGGAGCAACAG CTCCTCCCGCCGGACAGGCAAGCAAGAGAGCAGCAGCCATGAGGGCAGTTCTGAAGATGAGCCGGACGACGACAATGAT GAACCTGCAAAGAAGGATGTTGCCAAACCTTGGGTGCTGTTGCCAAAAATGGTTTGA
- the LOC120658377 gene encoding uncharacterized protein LOC120658377 isoform X1 → MQMGWQGKLNPSSVVSDIIDNEADKQQILGDWRQRHESELPDHYEKRLQNLSKEEAAVLTRMRHRALFSRRGVQNLIVLSILGERKSGMEAPTLLPLLLLLAVKMGASSSPWATSSPAATTSPGATATSSPFYCSATTGRRWFSGTGRATRQPSPPNGQASGSLHPLLSLLAIYGRYACFRKMEMQGKLYKQLPSYERSNKTSKLQKFLMEQANCQDRKLKAAKEAFDASIDCGITFFVTAEVYGAGISGAINSESLLGRFIKERQRKEQVEVAIATKFAALPWSNSSSRRTGKQESSSHEGSSEDEPDDDNDEPAKKDVAKPWVLLPKMV, encoded by the exons ATGCAGATGGGATGGCAAGGGAAATTGAATCCCTCCTCAGTCGTCTCAGATATAATCGATAATGAAGCAGATAAACAACAAATTCTCG GGGATTGGAGGCAGCGGCATGAGAGTGAATTACCAGACCACTATGAGAAGCGGCTGCAGAACCTGTccaaggaggaggccgccgtgcTCACCCGCATGCGCCACCGGGCGCTCTTCTCCCGACGCGGTGTCCAGAACCTCATCGTCCTCTCCATCCTCGGTGAG AGGAAGTCGGGGATGGAGGCGCCCACATTGcttccgctgctgctgctcctggcgGTGAAGATGGGCGCTTCTTCGAGTCCGTGGGCAACTTCTTCACCGGCGGCGACAACATCCCCTGGTGCGACCGCGACATCATCGCC ATTTTACTGCTCAGCAACAACAGGAAGGCGGTGGTTCTCTGGAACTGGCAGGGCTACCAGGCAACCATCACCGCCCAATGGTCAAGCATCGGGCTCGCTTCATCCACTGTTGTCATTGCTCGCGATCTATGGGCGGTATGCTTGCTTTCGTAAAATGGAGATGCAAGGAAAACTATATAAGCAGTTGCCTTCTTATGAACGAAGTAACAAGACAAGCAAGCTCCAAAAGTTTTTGATGGAACAAGCAAACTGCCAAG ATAGGAAACTGAAGGCAGCAAAAGAAGCATTTGATGCGAGCATCGATTGTGGAATAACTTTCTTTGTTACTGCTGAAGTATACGGAGCTGGG ATATCAGGAGCCATAAATTCAGAAAGTTTACTCGGAAG ATTCATTAAGGAAAGGCAACGAAAGGAACAAGTTGAAGTGGCCATTGCAACAAAGTTTGCAGCTCTTCCATGGAGCAACAG CTCCTCCCGCCGGACAGGCAAGCAAGAGAGCAGCAGCCATGAGGGCAGTTCTGAAGATGAGCCGGACGACGACAATGAT GAACCTGCAAAGAAGGATGTTGCCAAACCTTGGGTGCTGTTGCCAAAAATGGTTTGA